A window of Pseudomonas guangdongensis contains these coding sequences:
- a CDS encoding ShlB/FhaC/HecB family hemolysin secretion/activation protein — protein sequence MRLACRLLFALSALAGSCLANAAAQLLPFQEIPDLPSRSSLTLGNTTYDPPDDLSAMPFISGGLAVDNFGGHDDQARFSSAINLHGLLDQNDLLSLRSMGSAEEGHYHWAAYHLDVGPWSSRLGVILSDLSYELGDELEILAAKGKTRTASAFIIQPLLQYEVFNLKARLQFDDKRLQDEIGLLGVHSEKRSRVLSYGLSGTVRDDLLNGAETSLSLRWSEGSLNIDGSPYSLVGKADAGRFSVLRADLARLQQLGGRLALYVRAQGQWSDDNLDDSEKLYVGGVFGARAMHQTAAFGDKGWLASVELRYALTTTWRLVAFADHGVARLNTPSWTTDTSPRRLSASGFGAGWSDRTWNLSALAGWKVGDHPAQNDIERQPRIWTQLAYSF from the coding sequence ATGCGATTGGCTTGTCGCCTGTTGTTCGCATTGTCTGCACTTGCAGGTTCCTGCCTAGCCAACGCAGCGGCGCAGTTGCTGCCCTTTCAGGAAATCCCCGACCTGCCATCGCGCAGCAGCCTGACGCTGGGCAACACCACCTATGATCCGCCCGATGATCTGAGTGCGATGCCGTTCATCAGTGGTGGCCTGGCAGTGGACAACTTCGGCGGCCATGACGACCAAGCCCGATTCTCTAGCGCCATCAACCTGCATGGCCTGCTTGACCAGAACGACCTGCTGAGTCTGCGCAGCATGGGCTCGGCCGAGGAAGGTCATTACCACTGGGCTGCCTATCATCTGGACGTCGGCCCCTGGTCGAGCCGACTGGGCGTTATCCTCTCGGACCTGTCCTACGAGCTGGGCGATGAGCTCGAAATACTTGCCGCCAAGGGCAAGACCCGCACTGCCAGTGCATTCATCATCCAACCGCTCCTTCAATACGAGGTGTTCAACCTCAAAGCCCGGCTGCAGTTCGACGACAAACGCCTGCAGGATGAAATTGGACTGCTCGGCGTACACAGTGAAAAACGATCCCGCGTGCTCAGCTACGGCCTCTCCGGCACTGTCCGAGACGACTTGCTGAACGGAGCCGAGACTAGCCTTTCACTGCGCTGGAGCGAGGGCAGCCTGAATATCGATGGCTCGCCCTATTCGCTAGTGGGCAAGGCCGATGCGGGCCGTTTCAGTGTGCTGCGCGCCGACCTTGCGCGCCTGCAGCAACTGGGAGGGCGCCTGGCCCTGTACGTTCGCGCCCAGGGCCAGTGGAGCGATGACAATCTGGACGACTCGGAAAAACTCTATGTCGGCGGTGTGTTCGGTGCGCGCGCCATGCATCAGACCGCAGCATTCGGCGACAAGGGCTGGCTAGCCAGCGTCGAACTGCGCTACGCCCTGACCACTACCTGGCGACTGGTCGCATTCGCCGATCACGGCGTCGCGCGCCTCAATACACCTAGCTGGACCACCGACACCTCGCCCCGTCGTCTCTCCGCGTCAGGCTTTGGGGCGGGATGGTCGGATCGCACCTGGAACCTCAGCGCGCTGGCAGGCTGGAAAGTCGGCGACCATCCGGCGCAGAACGACATAGAGCGCCAACCCCGCATTTGGACACAGCTGGCTTACTCTTTCTGA